The following coding sequences lie in one Apium graveolens cultivar Ventura chromosome 1, ASM990537v1, whole genome shotgun sequence genomic window:
- the LOC141677026 gene encoding sugar transport protein 13, producing MAGGGMVASSGGTEFEAKITPIVIISCIMAATGGLMFGYDVGVSGGVTSMDDFLKKFFPVVYRKTQAEEDSNYCKYDNQGLQLFTSSLYLAGLTATFFASYTTRRLGRRVTMLIAGIFFIIGVVLNAAAQDLAMLIAGRILLGCGVGFANQAVPLFLSEIAPTRIRGGLNILFQLNVTIGILFANIVNYFTAKIDGWGWRLSLGLAGIPAVLLTIGALLVVDTPNSLIERGKLDEGKAVLRKIRGTDKIEPEFLELVEASRVAKEVKHPFRNLLMRRNRPQLVIAVALQIFQQCTGINAIMFYAPVLFSTLGFKDNASLYSAVITGAVNVLSTVVSIYVVDKLGRRILLLEAGVQMFIAQIIIAIVLGIKVTDHSDNLGTAYAVIVVVMICTFVSAFAWSWGPLGWLIPSETFPLETRSAGQSVTVCVNLLFTFVIAQAFLSMLCHFKYGIFLFFSGWVLIMSIFVVFLVPETKNVPIEEMTERVWKQHWFWKRFMEDDVDDGFKKNGHAKVFDPVSHL from the exons ATGGCTGGAGGAGGCATGGTGGCCTCTAGCGGCGGAACCGAATTCGAGGCGAAAATCACTCCGATTGTCATCATTTCATGCATCATGGCAGCTACTGGTGGTCTCATGTTTGGTTATGATGTTGGTGTTTCAG GTGGTGTGACATCTATGGACGATTTCTTGAAAAAATTCTTTCCGGTGGTGTATAGAAAGACACAAGCAGAAGAGGACAGTAACTACTGCAAATACGATAACCAGGGCTTACAACTATTCACATCATCGTTGTACTTGGCTGGTTTAACTGCAACTTTCTTTGCTTCTTACACAACAAGAAGACTTGGCCGGAGAGTCACTATGTTGATTGCCGGAATATTCTTCATTATCGGTGTTGTTCTTAATGCTGCTGCACAAGACCTTGCCATGCTTATTGCTGGTAGAATTTTGCTTGGTTGTGGGGTTGGATTTGCTAATCAG GCTGTACCATTGTTCTTATCAGAGATTGCACCAACTAGGATCCGAGGTGGACTAAACATATTGTTCCAGCTCAATGTTACAATTGGCATTCTTTTTGCTAATATTGTTAATTACTTCACTGCCAA AATTGATGGTTGGGGCTGGAGATTATCACTGGGACTTGCTGGAATCCCTGCAGTACTTCTAACAATCGGTGCTCTGCTAGTTGTAGACACTCCTAACAGTCTTATTGAGCGTGGCAAGCTGGATGAAGGCAAGGCAGTTCTTCGAAAGATCCGCGGCACTGACAAGATTGAGCCAGAGTTTTTGGAGCTTGTTGAGGCCAGCCGTGTTGCTAAAGAAGTTAAACATCCCTTCAGGAATCTCCTCATGAGACGTAATCGTCCTCAGCTTGTCATAGCAGTCGCGTTACAG ATTTTCCAACAATGTACTGGGATCAATGCAATAATGTTCTATGCACCGGTGCTGTTCAGTACATTAGGGTTTAAGGATAATGCGTCGCTCTACTCTGCTGTGATTACAGGGGCTGTTAACGTGTTGTCTACTGTTGTATCGATTTATGTTGTTGATAAATTAGGTCGTCGAATACTCCTACTTGAGGCCGGAGTACAGATGTTTATCGCGCAGATAATAATAGCAATTGTACTTGGAATTAAAGTTACAGATCATTCAGACAATCTTGGCACTGCCTATGCAGTGATAGTTGTGGTAATGATCTGCACATTTGTTTCGGCTTTTGCTTGGTCATGGGGACCGTTAGGATGGCTGATTCCGAGTGAAACATTTCCACTCGAGACGCGATCAGCAGGACAGAGTGTGACAGTTTGTGTGAACTTGTTGTTCACATTTGTCATAGCACAAGCATTTCTGTCAATGCTTTGCCATTTCAAGTACGGGATCTTCTTGTTTTTCTCGGGTTGGGTTCTGATAATGTCGATATTTGTGGTGTTCTTGGTGCCCGAGACGAAGAATGTGCCGATCGAAGAGATGACGGAGAGAGTGTGGAAGCAACATTGGTTCTGGAAGAGATTCATGGAGGATGATGTTGATGATGGTTTTAAGAAAAATGGTCATGCGAAAGTGTTTGATCCtgtttctcatctgtag
- the LOC141723877 gene encoding terpene synthase 10-like, whose translation MPTLISNETLPIIRRSGNYKPCIHRDNNLVQSLTTDYTVERFKDRVDKLKRDVAEMFDAVTTPSDQLELIADMQRLGLAYHFDDEIKHTLKKMYENQTNDQFDVHATALKFRLLRQHGYNISEDIFKKFTENGSFKECHLKDDVKGMLSLYEAYYFSSEGDSLMEAAWCFTSRALRDHSDDKTDPNLSIRVRHAMKSPLDWRIPKLEARWYIDVYGRSNNMIPALLELAKLEFNIVQGIYQEDLKNFTRSWDELGLASRLSFSRDRAVESFIWALAMNSNPELRYTRIQFAKQVQMVSFIDDIYDVYGTLDEVELFTDAIERWDINSIQHLPDYMKICFLALYNFVNEIVYKIFKEQNLDVLPFLKRAWVDLAKAYHEEARWYHSGYKPTLEEYLRNGVNSIAIPVCVVQNYICSTNPLTEDALQFLEDMPELLSSTSILGRISDDNGTSSNELARGDVPKAIQCYMSDTGSSEEDAHAHMRDLMREKWRQMNKCRLQAMPLSLQSVDTMFDLLRASHYTYRDGDGFTVQHGGKSKLLLNALILEPVPM comes from the exons ATGCCTACTCTTATTTCTAACGAGACATTGCCTATTATCAGACGTTCTGGAAATTACAAGCCTTGCATTCACCGCGATAATAATTTAGTGCAGTCCTTGACCACTGATTATACT GTGGAACGTTTCAAAGATAGAGTCGACAAGTTGAAAAGAGATGTTGCAGAGATGTTTGATGCTGTTACAACGCCTTCAGATCAACTCGAGCTGATTGCAGATATGCAAAGACTTGGATTGGCTTATCATTTTGATGATGAAATAAAGCATACTTTGAAGAAAATGTACGAGAATCAAACTAATGATCAGTTCGATGTGCATGCTACTGCTCTGAAATTCAGACTCCTCAGACAACATGGATATAATATATCTGAAG ATATTTTTAAGAAATTTACGGAGAATGGAAGCTTTAAAGAATGTCATCTTAAGGATGATGTCAAGGGAATGTTGAGTTTGTATGAAGCTTATTACTTCTCCTCTGAAGGAGATTCTCTAATGGAGGCTGCATGGTGTTTTACATCTAGAGCCCTTAGAGATCATTCAGATGATAAAACTGATCCAAATCTTAGCATCAGAGTGAGACATGCCATGAAAAGTCCATTGGATTGGAGGATACCAAAACTCGAAGCAAGATGGTATATAGATGTGTATGGAAGAAGTAACAACATGATTCCTGCACTACTAGAACTTGCTAAGTTGGAATTCAACATTGTGCAAGGAATATACCAAGAGGATCTCAAAAACTTTACAAG GTCCTGGGATGAATTAGGTCTGGCCAGCAGACTTAGCTTCTCTAGAGACAGAGCGGTGGAATCTTTCATCTGGGCTTTGGCAATGAATTCTAATCCAGAATTACGATACACCAGAATACAATTTGCTAAGCAAGTACAAATGGTTTCATTTATAGATGACATTTACGATGTTTATGGTACATTAGATGAAGTTGAACTCTTCACTGATGCCATTGAGAG GTGGGATATTAATTCCATACAACATCTTCCGGACTACATGAAGATCTGCTTTCTCGCGCTTTACAACTTTGTGAATGAAATAGTGTACAAGATTTTCAAGGAACAGAACTTGGATGTTTTGCCTTTTCTAAAAAGAGCA TGGGTTGATCTGGCTAAAGCTTACCACGAGGAGGCACGGTGGTATCATAGCGGATACAAACCAACGTTGGAAGAGTATCTGAGAAACGGAGTTAATTCAATAGCAATTCCAGTCTGCGTAGTCCAGAACTACATTTGCTCCACTAATCCCCTCACAGAAGATGCATTACAGTTTTTGGAGGATATGCCCGAGCTATTAAGCTCAACATCAATACTTGGCCGTATAAGTGATGATAACGGAACTTCCTCT AATGAGTTAGCGAGAGGAGATGTCCCCAAGGCAATCCAGTGTTACATGTCTGATACCGGAAGCAGTGAAGAAGATGCACATGCTCACATGAGGGATTTAATGAGAGAAAAATGGAGACAGATGAACAAGTGTAGACTTCAGGCTATGCCTTTGTCTCTGCAATCTGTTGACACTATGTTTGATCTTCTTAGAgcaagccattatacttatcgcgATGGGGATGGATTTACCGTTCAACATGGCGGTAAAAGTAAGCTTCTCCTAAATGCACTGATCCTGGAGCCTGTTCCTATGTGA